The Brassica napus cultivar Da-Ae chromosome C7, Da-Ae, whole genome shotgun sequence genomic interval ggcgtcttcaagcataacttgggtgctcaatctatttccactctgggggatcgcatggtaagttcagccgctttttcttcaattatttaagttttgaaattttattttttgtgcatttcttctaatttctaatgtttgtttaattttatgtttttttcaaggcggaagaaaatgatggcgagccggttgatgatctcgccctaatgaagagggtgtataccaacaagaagaccgaccagattgatgatggtcttgtgagggaagtggtcaccctggtccaaactcagatgcaagacgaagtgtctcagcttcaaaccgaggatgacgattcgacggcttcgaccaacttgtcccggattcgaatcaacgaaatcgttcaatcggtaagttcttttttttaaagttcaattcatttatttcttgatttttattttatcatctttttatattatttaaatttgactattttctatttcaatcggttccaaagaagaagggacgtttggtcggtttgggtctccctcccggtcggttcctcctttttctgcaccaccgccctttgttgatccagaagtacttacggctcagttgaaggacaaggatgatcgcatatctttgttggagacccagatggcggctcaacaggcgggctatgaggcacagaagaggctgaaccagaaaatgatggagatgatgcagaggatgtacccgaacgaggtgttcccgaacgtgcaagacccgtagttttttttttttttcaaaaactcagaatcatttatttttatttgtacaactttgaatattatctaatatgttttcaattttaattttaattttatattttcgaatttaaatttcaaaaaatttattttttaaaaaaaaattaattttttttgaaattccgaggaaatgaacctcggaaatttccgacaaacatttcctcggaataagtcgtcggaatataccgagggactccttcctcggaattttccaagggctccgttcctcggaaattcccgatgaaaattccgaggaacatttcgtcggaacttctgaggattggaccatcggaaagtccatcgaaatatcccgaggaagttctccctcggtatattccgaagacctttccgacgaactggtggtcctagTAGTTTCCTCAGAAATTCATtttctcggaattccgtcggaaatttccgagaaaaaatgaatttccgatgAGTTATTTctgaggacttgtttcgtcggtatgtcgtcggaataacgttattccgacgacagaccgacgatttttttcctcggtatgccgctgttttcttgtagtgcgagCAAAGAAATAGACAAGAATGTGTGAGGAATAAGCGCCCTAAATCAGATATAGCCTTGCCGGAAAACATCTAGATCATGAGGATCTCAAGGTTTACATTTCAACCTAGCAAATGGCAGAAAAGCTCCATTATCTCTTGTATTCATTGTCAATTAGTTATGAATTagaaatctataaatttttattgatatcAGAGTAAATTTACTTgataaacaatttttaataatataatttgtataCCTTGTTGAAGTACTTTTGAAACGATGGTTGAGACTATGGTCTTCATTTCTTTTAGATATTGAAATGGATATGTTGCTAAagtaatataaaatgaaatggGTATGATTATGCACTTATTAGTTTTTATTCATTGGTTTTGACTCGCGAATCACTGTATATCAAAAGATTAAACTTTGTAGAGTGACTACTGTTGAATATGTTATTTATAGAACAGTTTGGTTAACATGTCTTATAAACCAGTCCGAAATTCGCTTGGGCCATGATtattacatcgatcgatgagcCAACCACAAAGCCGAAGTGAGCACTTGCAAAAAGACTTAGCCCATATgatctcttcttttttctcttttttgctTAAATCATAGGGTGAATTTTCCAACTAACCTAAGTTCTAAATAAGTATGAAGAATCTATATTATCACTAATTCGGAAATGAATTCAATAACCAAAACACACTGTTTTCATGTTTTACCCTTCCCTCTATAACACACAATATAGTTATACTATGTCTATTGTTATCATTTCTTTATATAGTATGGCTACATGATAGTATACTATAAGATATAtgatactatatattgatagatGTCAAATGAAACCAAATTAAGCTACTACTGAATGAATggtatatgtaaaaaatatttattcttgaTCAATGTTGTTTTAAACGACTGGACACGTGCTACGTTTTAAGAATCTGATTTGTCAAAAttgtatatataactaataagAAAATAGTATTAGAAATACGATATAAATAGCAAGGGGTAAATATATGACTACtgagaaaatataaatagatagaaTAGAATGACggaaattttttataactatttacttatattttcagataaagtgtctaaataaaaaaaatcaaatcatgtTATATATGAAAAAGACTATATAAAAAAAGACTATATAAAAAACAAGGGGTAAATATATGActatttacttttttatatagtcttatatatgaaaaagactatattaaaaaaagactATACTTTTtagttgaatttaaattttgatttattgtacagtttgaagaatatataagaaataagaTTTTGGGGGAAAGACATaaacaaaactttttaaaattaaagaaataaataaaaagagtaaTATGGTATACAACATAgaaatgatggaggaaattttttttttggttagatagtaaattataatttgtttgatgtATATATCATGCAATTTTCCTAATTCACATCTTTTTTTTATAGGGTTTATTTGTGAAATAGTTAAAAATAAGGAGAGATGGTTTTGCAGAAAGAAGGGaaagagagataggaagagagaAGAGCTGAGAGAGTGTTATATTCTTACTttgctctctctttttttttgtggttgttTGGAGGTATATAACCCTTTTTATATATTAACCTCCATCTTTGTTTAATcttataaaatctaaaactatGCACATCATCgttccttttttttgtaactgacaCGTCATCGTTCCTTTCtctatcttctttttttaaatttcctttctttgtttttgtattcGCAAGTTcttgacaaaacaaaacatttttttggtttaataacGGAATATGCTTACTTTAATATTGATTGTGATGTAAAGGAATCGAAAATCAACTGCCAATCAAAACTTCGAGAACACTGTCTAAGAAAACGATAacataatgaaaatatttatattttaataatccCTTGTGGCAAAAGCAAATATTGCAAGAGCAATCTGGAGAAGACAATGTAACATTAAAATTCGATAAAATAAAGCGAAGTTCAGAAGAATAAAaagtaaagagaaaaagacaaaaatagcactaaatcaagtttttgttcccaaactaacactcaaggtcaaaagtcacaaaaatagcacttaatgttttatcaaaagtcataaacttagggtttaaagttaaagggtggggtttaggatttagggtttagggtttagaatttagggtttagaatttagggtttagggtttagattttagggtttatggtttagggtttagggtttagggtttagagtttagggtttatggtttagggtttagggtttagggtttatggtttagggtttagggtttagagtttagggtttaaggtttagagttgagaaatgaggttttggggataagatttcaaattttgaaaaataaaaaaattaaaattttcaaaagataaacttagaaatgtgctattttggtcattttagtttttgagtgctatttttgtgatataaacttagaaaggtgctattttggagatttgcccataaGTAAATTTATCATCtgacaaaaaccaaaaacaagtAAATAGTCATAATTTTGCAGTAACTCAAATAGAGAATGTAACTTTAACGGGAGAAGAGAAAATCCCTTGAAAGTCTACAAATTCATTAAGTTTCCCTATGCTAATGCTAATGCTtttgctttttttgtttgttctttccAATCTGCTTCCCACATGCATTATCgtaaacattatattaacaaTTTAACATACACATACACACATATTTTATGTATTCATATAGACTCTTTAAGAAAATGAGTTATCTAAAAAGATAGAAGTTTCGTATCTGTTGGAGATTTTTTATTAGGAGAGTATAGCTTCCGTGGTGAATATAGGAAAGATATATTTCCTGGACGATTACAAGATGAAATACAAAAACATATCAGAGTTTCAAGTAAATACTTCTCTTGCAGAAAGAGTTGATTGCCAAAGTTATATGGAATGAACTAACTGGTGGTAGTatagaaataagaaaagaaatcgGAACAAGACATAACCATGTCGATTTTAGGTTCGAAGCCTAGTAGAAACTAAGTTATTATTTGCTTGGCCAGATAAAGATAGAACTATGTTTTAGCTTTCATTAGGGAAGCGGGAGTACTCGTTAGTACTGTTTTCTTTGAAGGATTAGTTGGATTTGTGTCCAAATAACTCcagattaaaaagaaaaacaaatagtgTATATAGAATTTATACGGAAAATTGCTATAACACcagaaaatatccaaaatttattcaCTAACCAAAATAACACTCTCACCTCCTTTTTCTTTCTACCTTCTTTCtacaaaactaatttttttttttttttgctatttcaCAAATAAGCCCAATTTATAACTGATAAGTAGTTTGTGTGGctcaccaaaaaaaaaggttgtgaTTGACATATCCGAAAGAGAAAAagtcatgtgcattttcatttttaaaactacaattaTTGAGTTTCTTGCTGCTCCTATCTTCTCAATACAAAGATTTACAATTGTTATTTGTTATATGGTCTACCGTAACCATACTTGGTTGTTATATGGTCTACCATGACCATAACTTGGTTGTAAGTGACACGGCTAATTGCAGCACCATTCATAAAAATCTGTTTATTTTGCAGTGTACCATGTAATATGGTTTCGATCGTAAGAAAACATCCACTACAGGAAATGTGAGTATTAATAGCTGGCGATAAACGCTATTAGTCCGTTTTAATAGCGTTCCCAAAAACGCTCTCACAACGCCCGTTATCGTATGTCCGACCCTTTTGATAGCAGATCTGTTGTATGCTATAGTTAAGTTAATAATGATAGCGTTATTATCTATGCAATTGTTAATAGTTATAATAACGTGatataaatgttattaaaaCCCATCAAACTGATTTTACCTATACCAGTTTGTTATACATAGATAGCAAATGTTTCATGttattaaattgttttaaattatccgaatatttaattaaatataattacgaatagattttattttttaaaattattatttatttcgaatatttgtaataaaaacaataaatcatattagaaaaactaaaaaatcttcAAATGTTTAAAAGCCCATAATACATTTTCTTGTTTACACAAGCCATCAACACCTATCAAACACACTATCAATCTACCACTAACAATCCTTCACAATCATCCCTAGCATAAACACTATCATCATCAGAAGCTTCACCACCCAGATCATCGACTTCTTGGACAGGCAAAGGTGCATCACCTAAATCCTCTTATGTTTCCAACTCATGATAGCCTCTAGGTGGTGCTCTTATAACAACATACCAATTAGAATTATCATCTTCCCTAGAGTAGAAAACCTGTTTTGCTTGAGAGGGCAGAATGAATGGATCTTTCAGATAAGCTGCTTGGTTCATGTGAAGGTTAACAAGAATGAAGCCATCTTCTTCCTTCACATGTGAAGGATGCGTTGACACAACCTGTTGAAGTAACTGCATAATCTGTTAATGGCAATCCTAGGACCCCTATCTAACAACTCTCTTAATGCAGCTGGTAACAAGTTCTGTACTAGCACGTGATGATCATGCGACTTTAAACTACATATATTTGGAGGGTTAACTGAAACACTATTCGCAATATTACCACAATAACCATCAGGACCTCTAAACTTAGATAACCTTTGCAAGAAAATGGTTTTCTCTTTCTTGGATAACCAATACGCTGCTGGAGGTAAGTATGTTTTCGAACCCCTAATCTCTGTGTGCAAGTGACTTCTGATTCCAATATCTTCTAAGTCTTTTCTTGCCTTCAAACCATCTTTTGACTTTGAACTTTGCATCAAGATAGACAATATACCATCCGACACATTCTTTTCAACGTGCATAACGTCAATATTGTGGCGAACTGGCATATCCTAACACATTAAGCAAGAAATTGTTAGGCATATTCATATACAACAATCAGAGAATAAAGTTCAGTTACTCTACTTTACCTTCCAGTAAGGTGGTTCAAAGAATATCGATCTCTTCTTCCACCGCCAGAGATCATTTGATTCCTCACACTCTTCTTCTTGAACCATCtcatcatcttccaactctgatctttttcttttactttcctTATCTAGAGGTCTTCCAAAATCATTCCTAAAAGCTTGTAGTGTCTCATATATTTCAGTGCCAGTTTGTATCCTATTAGCATTCCCTTCCTCAACAGTGTTGTCAAACCAAGCTTTTTTATATCTGTAACGATGGTCAGGCGGTAGTCTCCTTCTATTTCCCATGTAGACAAACTTACGGCTGAACTTAAGCCACCTAGAAGGTGTATCCTTTCCACATACATTGCAGGCTTGTTTCCCCTTCACTTTACATCCAGAAAATGTTTCTAAGCCTGGATAGTCACTGATACTCCAAAGCAGCAAGGCTCTCAGTGTGAAATTCTCCTTCGCAAATGAGTCATAGACTTCAATACCCTCAGCCCACAAATCTTTCAAATCGTCTATCAATGGTGCTAAGTAAACATCTATGTTATTACCAGGAGCTGTTGGACCAGGGATCAACAAAGTCAACATTATGTTCTCAGCCTTCATACACATAGTTGGAGGCGTGTTGTAGTTCACTAACAACACTAGCCATGTGCTGTGATTGGTGTTTTGCATGGAGAAAGGGTTCATCCCATCTGTAGAAATTCCAAGTCGAAGATTCCTTGGTTCAACAGCAAAGTCTGGCCATTTATCATTCACTTGTGCCCAAGAGATAGAATCAACGGGGTGTCGCATTGTACCATCTTCAGTGGCATTGGTATAGTGCCAACGCATATCTTCAGCCATCTTTTTTGATCTAAACATCCTCCTAAGTCTGTCCTTGATTAGAAAATATCTAAGGACCTTAGCTGGAATCTCAACCTTTAACTCATTGATGTTCTTATCTTTCTCCCATCTTGAAACTTTGCATCTTGGACAGCTTTCTAGCTTCTCAAACTCCTTGCTATAGAGTATGCAATCATTCTTGCAAGCATGAATATTGTCGTAGCCGAAACCAAATATCTTCAAAAATTTCTTGATTGCATCCATACTCTTCGGAAGAACATTGTCTTCAGATAGCATGTCCTGAAGCAAAACCAACAGCTGATCAAAGTAGTTCTCAGACACACCACTTTTAACCTTGAATCTGTAAAGTCCCATGATTGCTGAAACCTTCGTGTGTTTGATACAATCCGTGTACAATGGCGATTCAGcgtctcttaactttttccTAAATTCAGTTTCCTCTgctgattcatcatcatcatttgtCTCCACCACATTGTCATTCGTCTGATTCGGACCATCTTCATCCATAGAGAATGCTGTCTTAAAGAAATCAAATGCCTCCGTTTCATATTGAAGACCACTGTCTTGTGTAGATTCTCTTGTCTCGCCATGAATACTCCAACAAGAGCTCTTATACTTCTTATCCATACCCCTAATCACTAGATGCTCGACTATTTTATCGAGTAACTGATGGCTTAAATTGCGGCATTCTCTGCAAGGGCATAGCATTTCAGACATGCTTCCCAATCTTCTTGCTGATGAATTCACGAAATTAGTTGCTCCTTCTGAGTACTCGTGACTATTCCTACATGGTAAATCAGAGAAAACAAGTTATCTTTCTTTCAATCGGTGAATACAAGTGAGCTCGAGAGATTATAGGTTATACCCAGCCAAATCCATGTCTTATCCATATGCTTCGTTTCAATCGGCGAATGGAAGTAAGATTCGTTGTGAAACGAGATGCTCGAATCAAAGCTCGCGAGACATAACACgatttattttgaaagaaaacacGAATTGGTCTGAGTTGTGTTCTGAATTTTTGGCCGCGaaatgagacaaaaaaaatgaacgGGTCTGATCAAAGTTAGGGAGACAAATCAAACGGTCTAGGATTAATCAGTCTTCAATCTTAGAGGTTACTCCTCATTGGCTCAGAACAAGAACTGCTCAGATCAAAGCTCACGAGACAAATCAAAGTTGGCAAGTCACATCCATCGGTGTATGACTCGCCATGTCTGCAATCTCGGAGGTTGCTCCTCATTGGCTTAGAATATTAATTTCGTTTTAAATGCGaaaattacaatataaaatatgttattgagctaaaaatataaattaaatcttaaaaatttaaatatctgaattccattttttcaaatattatttcttataaatataaaatttttatatgagtttttataaaatcCAAGAATCTAACTTATATAAACACTAAGACTTAGTGTAGGTGCAAAGGCtttaggatttagggatttAACAAATGAGTTTTTATAAAACTATCAACAAATGAGTTTTATGAAATCAAGATTACAGTATCATAtcttataattacaaaaatccGAAATCAAGAACAATTATCACAAAAATTTGGGATCAAAGactttagggtttacggtttgaactttagggttttaaatttagggtatagggttttaattttttaagtttatggtctaaattattttacaacttgttgttttaaattttaaacttttgaGATTTATTACACAATATTTTACTACACATAAACCTTCATAATATTAcacataatatttgttttgttgtctGTGAACTTACACATAATATTATACCTAACAtaatttcaaactaaaaatacatAACGGATAATATAATACATTGTTCCAGAGCATATATAAGTTATAACACCAACTTGACATTGTTTCACACGAACTTGAGTTTATCATTTGGCCATGCCACAACTGAACCTATTGCATCAGATATGCATTCAATCTCTGAGTTTGGCCTCCAGACCTTTGCATTACCAATCTTAACCACTTCAACCCAAACCTTGCTTGCATTTGGACCTAGGGGTACAAAGTGGCACAACTTTTTCAGATCCGTCGAAGCTACTCTTCCTTCAGCTACCTTACGTCCAAAGTCGCTGCAATCTAAGAGAATACACTTCTGctttgcacttctggtggaactAGTGCTGCCTGGACTCTACAACTCAACAAGTTCCAACGTCAATCAAcagacaaacaaataaaataacttCATGTAAATAGCATACCACTGCTTTTTTCTTGGCTGGTTTCGTAGGTGATGTTGTTTTCTTGGCTGCAGTTTTTGTAGGTGTTGCATCTGTTGTGGTTGAAGCCATGACTTCGAACTTGAGGATTGGCCATGCGATTTTCTCGTTAACTGCATCACCAATCAAAAACATCTCTGCAGTTGGCCTCCACAAATGAGCATGATCTTTAAACACCTTCACAACTTCATTGCTAACAGCATTTGGAACCAGAGGTATATTGTTAACCATATCTCTGGAATTAGATGAGCAGACAAGACCTTCAGAAACAACCTCCTTCTCTTCAGTAGTCCAATCATAGATTTTGTATCTTCGAGTTTCACCTTCCTTGGGTTGCTAAAATGTAAGAAGCTAATGATTAGagacatatatatacttatgCAGAAACAACAAGATTGGCAAACTTTACCATGGATACATCTTGAGAAGCGACTGGATTCCTGTGCAAAATCACTTTATTTATTGGCCAAGCTACTTTGCACCCCACAGCGTCCTCAAGAGATAACACATCTATTGTAGGCCTCCAGAGAGAAGCTTCTGAACTTAATGCAGATGTCACAATAACAGCCACTGCATTAGGACCAATCGGTACACGACCAATTTTGTACATCGGTTCATCAGAGCAAAATTCCTCTTCACCAACAACTACATCTTCTGCCTCAAACCAATCCAGTATTTGTACTCTCACTCATTCTTTGAATCCAGCACTAGTCTCGGATGTTTCAGTCTCACCATTACTATTCtgtgagaaggaaaaagaaTTATTAATGGCATAAAACCAGTTGAGTAAATGTAATTAAAACAATTACCTTCTTCTCAGCTAAGTCTCGGACCATGACCTTTAACTCTTCAATCTCACTAGCCATATCAGCAATCTTTGCGTCTCTAGATTGCAGAAATGCTAGCTTAGTAGCGGTAACCACTCTACCAAACCCCCTTACTCGTCCATTTTTGTCTTTTCCCAAAATCTTGGTCACAACATCCTCCCTTATGTTATCATCTGCTGATGTAGAGTCCATTTGACTATCAAGTGACTGTATTTGTTCCTGATACAAACATTTTATACACAATATAACACATTGATCATAATCCATTGATCATACATAGTATAACAAGTTCCAGAATTCTTACAATAGTCTCCGCAAATTGAGGCTTCACGGGTCTACCATCAGCATGAGTATGTCCCGCAATCCATACGTTACTCCTACTTACCTTACTTGGGTCttggctcttttttttttctatataaaatacaGATATATCTCAATACGAGTTTATTCTAGTAAGCTGTACAATATATAGAAGTTTGAGGTATTCATTTTACCATATCATAAGCTAAACGAAGCATTCTTTTGCGGCTGGTTGTATGAGGAATCTGATTTTTTCTCAGCTCTTTGTACCTGTTACTTATTTCCTACAATATAAATATGAGTGTGATTAAATCTATAAGACATGACATATAAACAAGAAAGTTATCACTTAGTTGTGGATAATTTACCGTGAAAGTTGTGGTCGTCTTGCTCCTAACCCAAGAGTTCCACAATTGAATGGATGGGACGTTGCTGGGTTTTAAATCTAATCTCTTAGCAGCACGTACTTGTGACACTAGCCTTGACTTCCCAGCCCTCCACAAGCTTCCCAACTGCTCGAAAATACAAGCTTTCTGCCACTCATCTTGCAAGTTAAACCTCCCCTGCATCAAAATAAGCAAAGGTCAAACATGCTTATAATTTCATCTTGCGGCtcaacaaaacatatatatacaaaactgaATTTCTTCCCACATTGTTGCTTTAGTCGCTGCATCAAGTTTTCTCCAATCAGAAAGAGTTACCGGAACATGTTCCCTCACAAGAGGACCAAGAAAAGATGACAATGTAACTGAACCAGGTCCAACATGATCACCAAAGTCATTGAATGTGACCGCAACCTTTTCATTAGGATTTTCAGCCACTCTACGCATCTTTGTTGGTcctcttctatttttttctttcacttcATCCGCTGGTAGCTGAACTCCGTCAGTACTAGGAATCTCATCATCTTGAGCATTGgtaacttcatcttcttccatatTGAGAGCTTTTTCTTCGTTTCCTTTCTCATTGTTGTCATTGTCATTCTCTATGTCTTCCTCTTGCTCTTCATGTCCAGTCAAACATGCTTCTCCGTCTTTCTCAGAATCTTCTTTatcatcttccttatcttctccTGCAACATCATCATCTTCTGGTGTTACATCTTCTGGTGTTACATCTTCCGGTGTTACATCTTCCGGTGTTACATCTTCTATCTCATCATCTTCAGGTGTCACAGCTTCTTGAACAGTCAAATTCTTGATTCTTATACTTCTTCTCGTTGACGTTAGAGCTAAATTCTTTTTTGGGGAAGCCACTTTCTTTGTTGATCTTTTATTCACCTTAAGTGTTGTTGCAAAAGCAACTTGTACCTCCAACCCTTGAGTACATCTACTAGAACGACGAGAACCAACTCGTCCTCCTCCTCTTGTCTTTGCCATTTCTGAAATCAATCAAGGTAAAATCGAAATCCAAAATCAAACGAAGAACATGTTCAATCAAAGTAAATTTGAAACCCCAAATCAAAATcgaaacccaaaatcaaaaatCGAATCCGAAATTCACAAACTTCGACATGCAATGATCAAAATTGATACCCGAATTCAAAAACTTTCACATGAATGTTCACACAAACCCAAAACCAGAATCgcttttcaaaatatttgttgATAATTAACAACGGAGCTTCTAGCTCTAGTGGTAAAGGGCTTACAGCTGTGAGTACCgccacctgggttcgaatcccggCCACTGGGGAATTAACATTTCGACATCGCCATGGACAGAGGACCGACACGTGGCAACACGTGACTAGTTTGGATCACTTCTGTGGGGCCATgatacctctgtataattcaaaaaaaatttcattaaaaaaaaaattaacaacgaAACGATCGATATCAATGAGATTAAAGAAATAAGCTACGATTGAATAAGATCATACCATTTGAAGCTTCGATTCAAGAGTACAGTCTCGATTTTCTGAGAAACAATGAAGAACGAAGGTTTCGAGTCAAGGAACTCTCTGGATTCTCGGTTTCGAGTAAAAAGAACTAAGTgcgaagaaagagagaggaacCGAAGAGTATTTTTAAacttaaagtatttttttgacaaaatataaatatatttttacatttacgATAGCTATTAGTTTGGGGTCTGCAATAGTAAGGCGCCTACACTTAGCAAATTAACGCGgctaaaattataattttttccgCGATACGAAACATAGCgttttaaaaacagaaacacTATTAGAAAAGCCAGCGTTGGTATATAATAGCAGAACTGTTTTAAACGCTATCCTATGATGCTATTAAtacccacattttctgtaatGATCTGATTTTAAATTCACAATTAAAAAGCAAGCACCATGCGGTTGAAATGCAACAACTGTTGgactttaattaattaaaggaAGCAACATTTCAGACAAAACGTGTCGGTTATGAGTCAACATACGCGTTGATTAAAATGCACCGTTTGAGTTAACGTATGCGTTGATTAAAGGCACTACTTGAATGATTATGTAAAGTGATCAAGTGCAATACGAGAAAGGAAGAGCAGAAGGAGAGAAGAGATAAGATAACTGAGAATCAATTGGATTTAATATTCTTCTTTCCTATAACAAGTTTGTGAAGGAAAACTCAAAGTAAAGTTTGCTAAGGTCTCGGTACGGGTGTGTTGTACGGAGACCGATAGTTGTATTCTCAAGATAGACGCCTACGAAACTACACACACCATTGTAGGGGTATAGTTCTGTGTTAGGAGATTGTTTAGGCGAACCTCTATCAAACCACAATCGGTTAAGaagtgagaagaagaaacataattATCTCGTAACTtcttataagggtttataaatcgagtaagatttataaaagtttataaactcaAACGTATTGAGTACGTGAGATTGATTTGCATCTGTACTTTGGAATAACAACAaccaattaaaaatttataattcatttttaaagCATATCATATCATTCGTACCCAATAATTTActttaattttaaatctaaatcacTATTCCATATTTAccattattttaaaagaaaaaaggacATTGATGATCTATATGCTGAATGTTTCGGAATATTTGTTGTTCATGGTTATCTCATTATACTTCATTTGAAATACGAATTTTTAGCCTTGTTTAAATGcaacaaaacttgaaaatgtgCAGTAATATCTATATGATTTCGTTTCGACAGTTAAACCTAAGatctaattatattattttattaga includes:
- the LOC106392738 gene encoding uncharacterized protein LOC106392738 encodes the protein MDLAGNSHEYSEGATNFVNSSARRLGSMSEMLCPCRECRNLSHQLLDKIVEHLVIRGMDKKYKSSCWSIHGETRESTQDSGLQYETEAFDFFKTAFSMDEDGPNQTNDNVVETNDDDESAEETEFRKKLRDAESPLYTDCIKHTKVSAIMGLYRFKVKSGVSENYFDQLLVLLQDMLSEDNVLPKSMDAIKKFLKIFGFGYDNIHACKNDCILYSKEFEKLESCPRCKVSRWEKDKNINELKVEIPAKVLRYFLIKDRLRRMFRSKKMAEDMRWHYTNATEDGTMRHPVDSISWAQVNDKWPDFAVEPRNLRLGISTDGMNPFSMQNTNHSTWLVLLVNYNTPPTMCMKAENIMLTLLIPGPTAPGNNIDVYLAPLIDDLKDLWAEGIEVYDSFAKENFTLRALLLWSISDYPGLETFSGCKVKGKQACNVCGKDTPSRWLKFSRKFVYMGNRRRLPPDHRYRYKKAWFDNTVEEGNANRIQTGTEIYETLQAFRNDFGRPLDKESKRKRSELEDDEMVQEEECEESNDLWRWKKRSIFFEPPYWKDMPVRHNIDVMHVEKNVSDGILSILMQSSKSKDGLKARKDLEDIGIRSHLHTEIRGSKTYLPPAAYWLSKKEKTIFLQRLSKFRGPDGYCGNIANSVSVNPPNICSLKSHDHHVLVVSTHPSHVKEEDGFILVNLHMNQAAYLKDPFILPSQAKQVFYSREDDNSNWYVVIRAPPRGYHELET